In one window of Longimicrobium sp. DNA:
- a CDS encoding MarR family transcriptional regulator, giving the protein LHRALTELVRVYQFRDRDRICCYDISVTQCYALEAVVLDGPLTLNELASRLYLDKSTASRVVDALEKKGYVQRQASPEDRRALHLVATEEGRELHGRIESDILAQERSLLSEFAPEVRQSMSRLILQLARAAGTRIDNSGGSCCTIG; this is encoded by the coding sequence ATCTTCACCGCGCGCTGACCGAGTTGGTGCGCGTCTACCAGTTCCGGGACCGCGACCGCATCTGCTGCTACGACATCTCGGTGACGCAGTGCTACGCCCTGGAGGCGGTGGTGCTCGACGGGCCGCTGACGCTGAACGAGCTCGCGTCGCGCCTGTACCTGGACAAGAGCACCGCCAGCCGCGTGGTGGATGCCCTGGAAAAGAAGGGCTACGTGCAGCGGCAGGCGAGCCCGGAAGACCGGCGCGCGCTGCACCTGGTGGCCACGGAGGAAGGCCGCGAGCTGCACGGCCGCATCGAGTCCGACATCCTGGCCCAGGAGCGCTCGCTGCTTTCCGAGTTCGCGCCGGAGGTGCGGCAGTCGATGTCGCGCCTGATCCTGCAGCTGGCGCGGGCCGCCGGCACCCGCATCGACAACTCCGGCGGCAGCTGCTGCACCATCGGCTGA